In the Equus caballus isolate H_3958 breed thoroughbred chromosome 14, TB-T2T, whole genome shotgun sequence genome, gtaagaaagaaggtcattatatatttatcaataatGATATATACATactgataaagggatcaattcatcaaaaggatataacaattgtaaatatatatggaCCTATCAtcagagcacataaatatattgaGCAAATACTACAAGATCTGAAGGGAGTAATAggaaacaatacaataatagtaggtaCTTCAATATTCCATCCTTATCTAgagataaatcatccagacagaaaataaataaggaaacctTGAACTTGATCTACACTTTAGGCCAAATGGACccaacagacatatacagaagaTTCCATCTAAtggcaacagaatacacattcttcccaagcaCACGTGGAATATTCTTCAGGATAGACCAAATGTTAGgtcacaaagcaagtctcaacaaattttaaaagcctgAAAACACATGAAGTATCTTTTATAACCACAATGGTAcaaaactagaagtcaataacagaggaaaactggaaaatttacaaatatgtggaaattaaacatgaTACTCCTGAAAGCCAATGCGTTAAAGatgaaatcaaagggaaatttaaaaaaatatctcgaaacaaatgaaaatggaaacacaacataccaaaacttatgggatgcagcaaaagcagtgctaaaagggaagtttatagtaataaatgtgtatatcaagaaaaaagatctgagccagccctgatggcctagtgcttaaattTCAGCAcattctgcctcagcagcccaggttcagttcccaggcaaggaaccacaccacttgtttGTCAGTAGCCAAGCTGTGGTTGAGGCTCACatgaaagaactagaaggacttaaaactagaatatacaactatgtactggggctttggggagggaaaaagagagagagagagaagaagcttggcaacacatgttagctcagggtcaatctttcccagcagaaaaaacaaaggaaggaaggaaggaaggaaaaaagaaagaaaggaaggaaggaaagagagagagagggatggagggaggaaggaaggaagaaagaaaaagacagaaagaaaggaaggaaggtaggaaggaagaaagaaaaaagaaaaatgatctcacttatgtggaatcttaaaaacaaaacaaaacaaaacaaaaccaccatACTCATAGATATAGCAAAGAGACTGGTTGTTGCCAGatgcagggggtggggagtgggcaaaatgggtgaaaactcaaaagttacaaacttccaattatacaGAAAgtcagtcctggggatgtaatgtacagcgtgatgactatagttaatactactgtattgtatatttgagaACTGCtcaaagagtagatcttaaaagttctcatcacaagaaaaaaattttgtaactacatatggtgatggatgttaacttgacttgttgtggtgatcattttacaatatatacaaatatggaatcattatgtCGTGCACCAGAAACTAAAATAATgttatgtcaactatatctcaatttaaaaattaatttgttagaaatatttattaagagaaTTTAATTAATGAATGCTCAACATAAGAGTTGGGAAGATCTTTCTAACTAAACCAGGAGACCTTAAAATCCATAAGAggaaaatagacattttaatatagaaattttaaaaacacttttatatggcaaaatatactacaaataaatataaattatataggaggaaaaaatattttgtgatataGGTGGGAGATAAAAGTTaatatctacattttacagaGATCTTTCTcaagttgaaaaaaattttttcaataaaaaaattgtcaGAGAATTTAATTGCTAAATCAAAGAGTACCAAATACAAGTGACAATGTGCTCAAATTCTCTGGTGGtgtatagaaattaaaattaaaatgagatatcattttATACAGATCACATTGGCAGAATGTAAGACCTCTATTGCTTTTGGAAATAAAGGAGACAGTGCTCATAACTTGGTGCTGGAAATAAAAGTACTACAAAATTCTTGGAAAGCAATATAGCAACACCTTCTAAAATTAGAATTATTAATACTCTTCGATGCATCAATTCCACATCCAAAAATGAATTTTGTAGAAATCAAAGCACCAATATTTTaggaatatgtaaaataataGTACAGCATGCTTTATGAGGGCAAAAGAACACTTGAAACAAAGCGCTCATCAACAGGTGAATAACAGAATATATAATGATACACCCACACTATGGAGTACTACACAGCTATTAAAAGTATCAGATTTGCAGGGCTTTCCACAAGGTACTGGTGACTGAGAAATATATAATCCATTACATATGCTAATAAACTTTCTAAAGGAAACGATAATGAAAAATCCACCAGTGTTTGCTTGTATATGAGTAATTATGTGACTGCAAAtaaaactatgaaagaaaaatcacaagattTTTTGTATTAGATAACTGACAAAGGAATGCTGATATGcctaaaggaaaagaaggagggacCAAGActaaagggtttttaaaaaagaaagaaaaatgcaccattaaaaagatatttatgtAAAACGTATGgcactctttaaaataaaacatgtatgTGAGTATatgcataaattttaaaagtaaagagacAAAAACTTTAAAGTGTGGTTAGCCTCGTTAAAACAAACGTTTTCTAAATGCTTAGGTACTCACAAAGTGGGATTTCTTGTAAATGCTGATgtatacaacaaatatttaaaaaccgCTAAgaatacaacaaaaacaaatgattaGTGTTACGGACAATTTATTATGGTTTTTTACTTAAGATTTCAATCGGAAGAATAATGAAACCCAAAATGTAACATTCATTAAATACAGTAACGATgagcaaaattaaataataatcttAAAATTCGGATTGAAAACATCTTAAAGGGAAAACTGAGGAAGGCTAATACTTTAAGACAATTTTAAACACGAACTCACCTCTTTCAACTGTTCTGAATCtatttctctttcatctcttccCTCTGCAGAACTCAGACAGGGTGGAAGGCTGGGACTGAAGGCCATGAGGTCCGTCTTCGGTGGCCCCTCCCCAGAGCACAccttctgcctcctctgctgcGAGTAGGACCAGCTCTCCACCGCGCTGGAGCACACCAGCCTGGGCTTCACCGGCCCGCCCGCGCCCTCGGTGGGCGGCGCTGAGCACCGCAGAGCCACGTACAGCAGCAGCGTGAGCACCAACAGGCTGGACACCGCGCAGATGGCGACGATCAGATACACATTGACATCCACCAGCGCCATCTCCGGGGTGCCCGCCGACGTCCGAGACGAAGCCTTTGGCGCCTGGCCGCTCTCCACCAGCGACAGCAGCACGGTGGCCGTGGCCGTCAGCGCAGGCTCGCCGTGGTCCTTCACCAGCACCAGCAGACGCTGACGCGGCGCATCCGCCTCGTCCAGGGCGCGAGTCGTGCTGATCTCGCCCGTGTACAACCCTACGCGGAACGGGCTGCGCCCGCCACCCGCCGCCGGCTGCAGCTCGAAAGACAGCCACGCGTTGTAGCCAGAGTCCGCGTCCACCGCGCGCACCTTCGCCACCACGTGGCCCGCGCCCACCGACCGCGACACCAGCTCGCTCACcgcgccggccccgccgcccgccccagGCGGCAGCAGCGCGGGCGCGTTGTCGTTCTCGTCCAGCACGAACACCTGCAGCGTCACGTTGCTGCCCAGAGGCGGCACGCCCGCGTCGCGCGCGCTCACCTGGAACTGCAGCAGCTCCAGCTCCTCGTGGTCCAGCGGCTGCAGCGCGTACACCTTGCCGCTCTCCGCGTGCACCGACACGTAGCTCGACAGCGCACGCTCGCCCACGCGCCGCTCCACCAGCGAGTAGGACACCCGCGCGTTCTCCTGCGCGTCCGCGTCCCGCGCAGACACCGTGAAGATGTGGCTGCCAGGCGGGTTGTTCTCCTTCACGAACACCGTGTACTCGGGCTGCGCGAACGCCGGTGCATTGTCGTTCACGTCGGCCACCTCCACGGACATGCTGGCTGTGGCCGACAGCGAAGGCAAGCCGCCGTCCTGCGCGGTCACTACTAGAGCATAGGCCCACATGCTCTCGCGATCTAGGACACTGTCCAGCACCAGCGAATAGTAATTCTTGAAAGTGGACACCAGCTTGAAGGGGACATGGGATGTTAGTGAGCAGGTCACCTGCCCGTTGGCGCCAGAGTCACGGTCGAACACGCTGATCAAAGCGATAACGGTACCCACCTGAGCATCCTCTCGCACCGGGAGTGACAGAGAAGTGATGGTAACTTCTGGGGCATTATCGTTTATATCTAGTACTTCCACCAAAATGGTACAATGACCGGCCATTGGAATATTCCCCTTGTCGATTGCTTCCACGAATATTTcatacaatttcttttcttcGAAATCCAGTTTACCTTTTGTCCTAATTTCTCCACTGTTGGGATTTATGTTAAATACATATAACACTGCAGGCGATACAGGCCTTCTAAATGAGTAGATTATGTCTCCATTTGTACCATCATCAGGATCTGTGGCATTTAGCTTGATCACTAACGTTCCATTAAGTGCGTTCTCTAACACTCTCACTTTATAAATGAATTGGTCAAATTCTGGGGCATTGTCATTCACATCCAGAACTGTGATCAGCAGCTGAACTGTGCCCGTCAGCTGGGGTTTACCTCCATCATTTGCTATCAATAATAAACTATGTTCCTGAATTTCCTCTCTGTCCAATGATTTCCTCAACACAAGTGATAACGAAGACGTTTGTTCATGATTGTTTTGTGGGTCCAAAGCGAAATAATCGTTGGGATCTATTCTGTAGGTCAAGGCCGAGTTTACTCCAATATCTGCATCAGATGCGCCATCTAGTGGAAACCGAGTTTCCGGAGGTCTAGATTCTGCaatgattattctttttttactttcagGAAATACAGGCGGGTTGTCGTTAATGtccctcacctccacctccacatGGAAAACCTGCAGCGGCCGGTCCACGATCACCTCCAGGTGGATGCTGCACTCCAGGCTCCGCCCGCACAGCTCCTCGCGGTCGATGCGAGAATTCACAAACAAAATGCCATTCTGCAGATTTACCTCCAGAAGGTCCCCGCGGCCTTTGGACGCCACCCGGAACAGGCGCGGCACCAGCTccgccagctccagccccaggtcCTGGGCGATGCGGCCCACGAAGGTGCCGTGTTTGGCCTCCTCGGGAACCGAGTAGTGGACCTGCCCGCTCCCCGTCTTCCATGCTGCTAGGAGCACAAGCAGCAAGAGCAGACGCCCCACTCCTGGGCCTCCTCGCcaggaaaacagcatggtacactCGAAAGGCTTCAGAGATATCGCAAACATATAGGATACCTTACCTCAAACTGTCTCTCAAGGTCCAATTTTATGGCTTTCTATCGCGGGAGGATTCGCTAGAGGTTTTCCGCTCTCTGCCAAAttttctgaaggaaggaagaagcgGAGGTGCTTTCTTCTGGGAAGCGTTCTCAGTGAAGAGCGACACCATGCGCATGAATGTGTAAGTGTAAAAATGactgttttcatattttccattgaTGTAGGGGTTTTTTCTTGCATTTTGTGACGCTTTTCACCGCATGTATGTaattgaagattaaatgaatcaCTGTATTCTGCTCAGCATTGTATGCTAGTTGACAATTGATTTATGAGTTCCATTTTTCTGCAAATACATTTTTGTACGTGTAAAACTTCcatgcagaatttttaaaaaggggggaATAGTCTAAATTCTCTTTTGGAAATCAGTCTGTAGTTCTGCATAGGTTCGTAGGTTTTGTTGGGAATGTCcttttcctctaatatttttTGAATCCTGCTCACACAACAACTATTGACTCCAAGTGGAAAGATAACCAATCacataagaataaaatgaatgaacgtGGAAAATATTGGTAAGTGAAATACCAGATTTAAATAAGTACCCCATATTTATTCTAGATTCCCCcaaatataactgaaatttgGATAAAGTATTTATATTTGAAGGAAGTATCCAATGTGTGTATGAGTttgtatatgagtgtgtgtgcacaaacACAACAATTTAGCCCATTTAGATATAGCAATGCTTTAAAGTTCTGGATTTTCTTTGTATAAAACATGCCAAGAACTAGCATCCTATGTATTTGATAGAATTTAAATTACTACCAATAGGTTAAACTTCCCTCACCCTCTCCCCATCTTACACTATCACTGGGAAAAACCttactattatttaaattaaCTCCTACGTTTACCTATTGCTATACCTATCTTTACCAAGCCACAAAGTTACAGGCCAAATAGTGCTGTGGAAGATATAGCATAGCTCCAATAATTCTCTTGCCTGTTCTGTGCACAAATCTTCAGGAAATAATAGTTGTGTTCATAACTATATTTTTGCTCCCCTCTGAAAATTTGAGTAGAGTATTTGGTATTCTTACCCTCACCCTCCTCCGCTGCTCCATTAATTTTATTATACTTTACTCTTATAATGAGAATAGCTCCTTGATTCTTTCTAATTGTTCTTTTCAACCAGGCCCTACCTTGTCTCACTTACCTCTCTACCTAACCTAGACTACATACTCAACCATTTAAAACATGCTCTTCCAGACACCCTAGAAGTACTCACTTACTTGTATTACTTCTCTGACATTTTCTTTAGCTTCCAACACACAGCCTAACTATCCATTTTCTCCATTCCTCCTAGTGAGTTTCTGAGGATAAGGTATCACTTAACCATAATGACTATATTCTCTACAAATTTACTCCCACCTTTGCCTCAATTGGGCCCTTAAATTAATTCATAATTAACCTTCTCTCCTGCCCTACAGAGATTTTTCCatattcccttccttctcttctcaaatTCCCAACCTCATTTCCACCACCTGGTTCTCAGATGATTTACCCAGAAAGATAAATCATCAAATATGAACTCAATAGTTCTCTTCTTATaccaacatttttctttatcttctctattttttatttcctactaAGGAAAAATGGCCCCCAATTTTAAGGCCACCCTATGCTCTTAAAACAatattctctattctattctcctttgtatttttcatctttgtcttcACTGTTTCACTGCTTGTCTCATCTTCAGTATCTCCTTCTTTATTGCTTCTTTCCCTCACACTATAAAAACACTCaagcatctttaaaaataaataaatataaatatacacacatttaaacttactatttctgaaaaaaaagcaTGTTCtgtttatctctttctcttcaccTCTAACTTCTAACATTTACTTGATATATTGTACTTTGAGTTTTATTTCAGCTGTCTGTCGTCTAACCTCCTTATGATTTTAAGCCTAGTATACTAGGCTGAATGGCGACCCCTCCCCCAAAGTATATTTCCATAtcttaatccctggaacctgtcaatgttactttatatggcaaaagatgtggttaagttaaagatcttgagaggCGGACCTTATCCTGGATGATACAGGTGGACCTTAAAGTGCCATCATGTGTACCCTTATAAAATACACATACGGAGGAAAAGATATGCAGAAGAAGAGGAGGCAATGTggccatggaggcagagattggagcagTATGGCCAGAACCCAAGGAACGCCAGCAGCCATCAGAAGCTAAAAGagagaacagattctcccctggagctccAGAGGATGTACAGCCCTGCCAATACTTTGATTGTGGGCTTCTggtctccaaaactgtgagagaatcaatTTTTGTTGTCTTAAGCCATCCAGTTTTTGGTAAaatgttacagcagccacaggaactAACACACTTACCCACCTAAATTCTTTGCTTGGACACATTGGTTTTCAtgtttcaatctctctctttggtgagttttttcctttcatggatTTACTTTTTTCCCTGAAAGAATTACTCAAAAATCTACATCAATAATCTCTCTGAGCTCCATATCCATATTTCCAATCACAATGGTATTCTCCGAGAACCTCAAgagtaacatttttcttttattttcttattttggtgaggaagattggccctaagctaaaatctgtgcccatcttcctctactttatatgtgggatgcctgccacagcatggcttgataaggagtgagtaggtctgcgcctcgatccaaaccagcaaaccctggccGTGGAAGGAGAgtgcaaaaacttaaccactaggccaccaggcaaccccccagttttcctctttttgcttgaggaagattgtccctgagctaacatctgtgccaatcttcctcaatttttttatatgtaggatgccaccatagcatggcttgatgtgtgtaggtctgcgcctgggatcctgGCCCACGAacccggccactgaagcaaagcaccgaacttaaccactacaccacagggccagccccaagagtaacattttcttaaatgatcCTCTGCCTTCCCTAgctgcacaaacacacacaaattgtTTCTCCAACTCTCCTCTGCATCTTTGTTAATCACATCCTCATCCTCCTAAGTGACCAAACTAAAAAAGTTAgagtcatttctatttttttctttctcttataatTTGTAAAGAGTCAGTCATTACCTGGCTGCTTCTACCTTGCCAATGCCTCTTGTACGTGTTTCTTTCAATCCATTTCAACTGTCGTAATTAGTTTCCATTACTTGATACCTAAAGTATTATCAAAGATTCTTAGCTTTCCTACCCTCAGAATCTCCCCTGCTCCAATCCTTCAAGTACGTATTCACTAGAGCAAACTCTGCTCTTTTATTTACACTTATCTTTCCTCTTGTAATACCTTCTTGGAGAAGTGTTATCTGTCCTTCAAGGCACTCTTTAACAAATATTGTCTAATCTCTGGAGCCCAAGCCCACTTCTAAGATGGAGGGATGTGCTCAGGCAGTTTATTTAAAGGccatatatttattcaaaaattattgatTGAACATATGCTATATTCCATGTTCTAAACTAAAGATATGTGAGAGAGTAGTAGGCAAAAGGCAGGAAAGTTTAATGCCTTCACTACCAGGCTGAAGGATTTAAGACTTTATTCTCTGGTCAAAGAGAAGCCTCTGGATGTTTTTGTGGAAGAAAGTTACAAGATGTAAAATGCACTTTAGACGATTCACCTGATAATAGCCTTAGAGCAGTGGTATGCCGTAATGGGTTTGGGATCCTCCAAAACTGTGTCTGAGCCACTTCTCACTATCTATGTGGGTTAAGCTTCAggtttctcatcagtaaaatgacgATGAAAAATATTGTGCCTGCAGCATGGGCTGATCTGAtaacaaatgagataatgcaatTAAAGATCTTAGCACAGGTCccagaaaataataagaaatcaaTAAGTATTCTTATActttattgaataaaaaaataccattaattgggccagccctgatggcctagtggttaaagtttggcacactctgcttcagcagcccaggtttggttcccaggtgtggaaccacaacactcatctgtcagtggccatgctgtggcagtggctcacataaaaaaaaaaaagaggaagattgacaacagacataagctcagggtgaatctcccttatcaaaaaaaaaaaaaaagcattaattgTAAGATGCACCATTACTTGTGTGCtactaagaaagaaaagcagctaattaaattattataaaccaTTAATTATATGATACATCTTGATTTTATGtagatattataatattttaaatatgaaaagccTTTATTATACTTTACATAAATAAGGATAGTACAATAGCCAATCCCACTTGAAGAAGGCACTACGTGtgaaaagtaacagaaaattattcttcttagaattaataatatgtcatttttattgttgCTATAGTACCCAGAAGGAGATGTACTGAAATTAGAATGGTGATGAAGGAGGCTATTTTACCAGCCTAGGCACGTAAGGAACAGTAAAGAAATCCAGTTATTGGTATTGGGAAATCTTTGTACTAatcttgcaaattttctgtaatcATGAAATTACCttcaaattgaaaataaatttaaggtGGGGCCGGTGCtttagccaagtggttaagttcacgtgctccacttgggggcccagggtttcgccagtttgtatcctgggcacagacctagtgctgctcatcaagccatgctgaggcagcgtcccacatagaggaactagaagaacctacaactagaatatacaactatgtactgggggctttggggagaagaaggaaaaaagagaagatgggcaacacatgttagcccagatgccaatctttaaaaataaataaatttaagagtCATCAAATGTCTAGACAGTTTTTACTCTCATGTACTAATATTTTTCAAGGCTAATCATGCATAGATAACAGGAAAactaaaagaacaagaaaattttaaagtgtgGTGATCCATAGCCTCCATTTCATCTATATATCGCATTCATTAAGACTTGGAAAGTTGGGCTAATACATGAAAAGTTCAAAATGACTAAGAATGATCACGCCACGAAAGAGGAGATATTCAACGGCTTAAATGATGacattatgaagaaaaaaaggaatagaagatACATTTTTACCATAACAGAAAGTTCTTAAAGGAAACAAATATACTGAAATGATATCAATGACTTACTTCACTGGAAGGGTTTAAACAGTCTTCTCCTGACTGTGAAAGACAGGGACTGAAGGCCATGAGGTCGGTCTTGGGCTGCCCCTCCCCAGAGCACACtttctgcctcctctgctgcGAGTAGGACCAGCTCTCCACCGCGCTGGAGCACACCAGCCTGGGCTTTCCTGGTCCGCACGCGCCCTCGGTGGGCGGCGCCGAGCACCGCAGCGCCACGTACAGCAGCAGCGTGAGCACCAACAGGCTGGACACCGCGCAGATGGCGACGATCAGATACACATTGACATCCACCAGCGCCGTCTCTGCGGTGCCCGCCGACGTCCGTGACGAGGTCTTCGGAGCCTGGCCACTCTCCACCAGAGACAGCAGCACGGTGGCCGTGGCCGTCAGCGCAGGCTCGCCGTGGTCCTTCACCAGCACCAGCAGACGCTGACGCGGCGCATCCGCCTCGTCCAGGGCGCGAGTCGTGCTGATCTCGCCCGTGTACAGCCCCACGCGGAACGGGCTGCGCCCGCCACCCGCCGCCGGCTGCAGCTCGAAAGACAGCCACGCGTTGTAGCCAGAGTCCGCGTCCACCGCGCGCACCTTCGCCACCACGTGGCCCGCGCCCACCGACCGCGACACCAGCTCGCTCACcgcgccggccccgccgcccgccccagGCGGCAGCAGCGCGGGCGCGTTGTCGTTCTCGTCCAGCACGAACACCTGCAGCGTCACGTTGCTGCCCAGAGGCGGCACGCCCGCGTCGCGCGCGCTCACCTGGAACTGCAGCAGCTCCAGCTCCTCGTGGTCCAGCGGCTGCAGCGCGTACACCTTGCCGCTCTCCGCGTGCACCGACACGTAGCTCGACAGCGCACGCTCGCCCACGCGCCGCTCCACCAGCGAGTAGGACACCCGCGCGTTCTCCTGCGCGTCCGCGTCCCGCGCAGACACCGTGAAGATGTGGCTGCCCGGGGGGTTATTCTCCTTTACGAACACCGTGTACTCGGGCTGAGCGAACGCCGGTGCATTGTCGTTCACGTCGGCCACCTCCACGGACACGCTGGCTGTGGCCGACAGCGAAGGTGAGCCCCCATCCCGCACTGTCACCACCAGCTCATAATTAGCTACGCTCTCGCGGTCCAAAGCGCTGTCCAACACCAGTGAATAGTAATTCTTGAAAGTGGACACAAGCTTGAAGGGGACATGACGTGTTAGTGAGCAGGTCATCTGCCCGTTGGCGCCAGAGTCCTGGTCGGACATGCTGATTAAGGCGATAACGGTGCCCACCTGAGCATCCTCTCGCAGCGGGAGCGACAGCGAAGTGACCATTACCTCGGGGGCATTGTCGTTCAGGTCCTGAACTTCCACCAGGACTGTGCAGTGACCTGCCATGGAAGGGATCCCTTTATCAATGGCGTTAACCTGAATTTCATACTCACTGTTCTCTTCAAAATCCAATTTCCCATAAATTCTGACTTCACCTGTTTCTGgatttattgaaaatatacagTTCTTACTCACTGGCAAAATCATTCTGATTCCATAGGAAATTTCCCTATTCACTCCTTCGTCTCGATCAGAAGCGTTTAGTTGAATCACTCTCGTGTCGTTTGGGACGTTTTCAAACAGCACTACTTTATAGCTAGGCGTATCAAACTCCGGAGCGTTGTCGTTCACATCCAGGACGGTTATTTGAATCTGAACCGATCCTGTTAGCTCGGGTTTACCGCCATCCAGGGCGGTCAGCAGTAAATTAAGTTCTGGCGTTTCCTCTCTATCTAATGACTTCTGAAGAACTAGTTCAGGCAATATACTTTTATCGTTTTTCGTTGTTATTTTCAGAGTAAAGTATTCATTTAGACTTAACCTATAGGTCAGAAGAGAATTTACACCGATATCTGCATCGGAAGCGCCCTCTAGAGGAAAACGAGATTCCAGAGGTGCAGATTCAGAAATAAGTACCTTTTGTTCTCCTTCTCTGAACATGGGCGGATTGTCGTTAATGTCCTTCACCTCCACCTCCACATGGAAAACCTGCAGCGGCCGGTCCACGATCACCTCCAGGTGGATGCTGCACTCCAGGCTCCGCCTGCACAGCTCCTCGCGGTCGATGCGAGAATTCACAAACAAAATGCCATTCTGCAGATTTACCTCCAGAAGGTCCCCGCGGCCTTTGGACGCCACCCGGAACAGGCGCGGCACCAGCTCCGCCAGCTCCAGCCCCAAGTCCTGGGCGATGCGGCCCACGAAGGTGCCGTGTTTGGCCTCCTCGGGAACAGAGTAGTGGACCTGGCCGCTCCCCGCCTCCCCCGCTGTCAGGAGCAGAAACGACAGCAGCAGTCGCCGGGCTCCAGGACCTCCTGGCCAGGAAAACACCATTGCAGATAAGGAGATCTCTGAGGTAGGCCTGTCAGTTTTAAGTGATCGCTCGCCTGCGAACCTTTATGAGGAGTCTTTCTTTTCCGATAAGTATGTATTTAGTAAATTTTACCCAGCATTCCGGTCAATACGGAG is a window encoding:
- the LOC100629863 gene encoding protocadherin alpha-12 isoform X15; protein product: MVFSWPGGPGARRLLLSFLLLTAGEAGSGQVHYSVPEEAKHGTFVGRIAQDLGLELAELVPRLFRVASKGRGDLLEVNLQNGILFVNSRIDREELCRRSLECSIHLEVIVDRPLQVFHVEVEVKDINDNPPMFREGEQKVLISESAPLESRFPLEGASDADIGVNSLLTYRLSLNEYFTLKITTKNDKSILPELVLQKSLDREETPELNLLLTALDGGKPELTGSVQIQITVLDVNDNAPEFDTPSYKVVLFENVPNDTRVIQLNASDRDEGVNREISYGIRMILPVSKNCIFSINPETGEVRIYGKLDFEENSEYEIQVNAIDKGIPSMAGHCTVLVEVQDLNDNAPEVMVTSLSLPLREDAQVGTVIALISMSDQDSGANGQMTCSLTRHVPFKLVSTFKNYYSLVLDSALDRESVANYELVVTVRDGGSPSLSATASVSVEVADVNDNAPAFAQPEYTVFVKENNPPGSHIFTVSARDADAQENARVSYSLVERRVGERALSSYVSVHAESGKVYALQPLDHEELELLQFQVSARDAGVPPLGSNVTLQVFVLDENDNAPALLPPGAGGGAGAVSELVSRSVGAGHVVAKVRAVDADSGYNAWLSFELQPAAGGGRSPFRVGLYTGEISTTRALDEADAPRQRLLVLVKDHGEPALTATATVLLSLVESGQAPKTSSRTSAGTAETALVDVNVYLIVAICAVSSLLVLTLLLYVALRCSAPPTEGACGPGKPRLVCSSAVESWSYSQQRRQKVCSGEGQPKTDLMAFSPCLSQSGEDCLNPSSEPRQPNPDWRYSASLRAGMHSSVHLEEAGILRAGPGGPDQQWPTVSSATPEPEAGEVSPPVGAGVNSNSWTFKYGPGNPKQPGPGELPDKFIIPGSPAIISIRQEPTNSQIDKSDFITFGKKEETKKKKKKKKGNKTQEKKEKGNSTTDNSDQ